A genomic window from Silvibacterium dinghuense includes:
- a CDS encoding efflux RND transporter periplasmic adaptor subunit has translation MNDEQTSQGTAPSSSKKKHWLAWLLVLLVVGVLLLPLLHRAMPAGGPGGPGGPPGGGPGGPGGMGGANAGTSVTVSPVEQGSMDIYLNALGTVTPEHTVNVYSQVSGEVLAVNYREGQMVSKGQSLVEIDPRPYQAQLQEAMGTLKHDQAALDAARNDLKKYEIALKGNAVSQQTYDDQLGTVKQYEGTVENDEGTVAYDKVQLAYCHITAPLSGRIGLRLVDPGNTIFSGSSSTIATITQLNPMTVVFAIAEDHVPQVMQAVKHSALKVDLYDRAQLNKLTTGKLLTLDNQVDTTTGTVKLRAAFDNANNALFPNQFVNAKLEVGTLENANLIPTVAVQYNGQQAFVYVEKSDKTVALTNVTVVNADEDKTAVTGITHGQTVVTSNFDRLQDGAKVSVASAAGPAGPGPR, from the coding sequence ATGAACGACGAACAGACATCGCAAGGCACAGCTCCCTCCTCATCGAAGAAGAAACATTGGCTGGCATGGCTGCTGGTGCTGCTGGTGGTCGGCGTACTGCTGCTGCCGCTCCTGCACCGCGCGATGCCTGCGGGCGGCCCCGGTGGTCCCGGCGGCCCTCCAGGCGGTGGACCGGGCGGTCCCGGTGGCATGGGCGGCGCGAATGCAGGCACTTCCGTGACTGTCTCGCCCGTGGAACAGGGATCGATGGACATCTACCTGAATGCGCTGGGCACGGTGACGCCTGAGCATACGGTTAACGTCTACAGCCAGGTGAGTGGCGAAGTGCTGGCGGTGAACTATCGCGAAGGCCAGATGGTGAGCAAGGGCCAGTCGCTGGTGGAGATCGATCCGCGGCCGTATCAGGCGCAGCTGCAGGAGGCGATGGGCACGCTCAAGCATGACCAGGCAGCGCTCGACGCGGCGCGCAACGACCTGAAGAAGTATGAGATCGCCCTCAAGGGCAACGCCGTCAGCCAGCAGACCTACGACGATCAGCTGGGCACGGTGAAGCAGTACGAAGGCACGGTCGAGAATGACGAAGGCACGGTGGCCTATGACAAGGTGCAGCTTGCCTACTGCCATATCACGGCGCCGCTCTCCGGCCGCATCGGCCTGCGGCTCGTCGATCCCGGCAACACGATCTTCTCCGGCTCTTCGAGCACCATTGCGACCATCACGCAGCTCAACCCGATGACCGTGGTCTTCGCCATTGCGGAAGATCATGTGCCGCAGGTGATGCAGGCGGTGAAGCACTCGGCGCTGAAGGTGGATCTCTACGATCGCGCCCAGCTGAACAAGCTCACAACCGGCAAACTGCTGACGCTCGACAACCAGGTGGATACCACCACCGGTACGGTGAAGCTGCGCGCGGCTTTCGATAACGCGAATAACGCGCTCTTTCCGAATCAGTTTGTAAACGCGAAGCTGGAAGTGGGCACGCTCGAGAATGCCAACCTGATTCCCACGGTGGCCGTGCAGTACAACGGCCAGCAGGCTTTCGTGTACGTGGAGAAGTCCGACAAGACCGTGGCGCTGACGAATGTCACGGTGGTGAATGCGGACGAAGACAAGACCGCGGTGACCGGCATCACGCATGGCCAGACGGTGGTGACCAGCAACTTCGACCGCCTCCAGGATGGAGCCAAGGTAAGCGTCGCTTCGGCAGCGGGCCCGGCGGGTCCCGGACCGCGATGA
- a CDS encoding nuclear transport factor 2 family protein, which translates to MKAGRLLHLLMPAVLAFSGYTMYAQTSTQTEAQTRTPPDPLFQTIQSLDTKLFDAYNHCDLETLGAMVSDDLEFYHDQTGLSVGKAPFLAAIKQNICGKVQRELLKDTLEVYPLKNYGAVELGIHRFSHPGHPENGPGDARFITLWQNKDGQWKVTRVISYDHNHGLLAK; encoded by the coding sequence ATGAAAGCCGGAAGACTGCTCCATCTGCTCATGCCTGCCGTACTCGCCTTTTCCGGATACACCATGTACGCCCAGACCAGCACCCAGACCGAAGCCCAAACCCGCACACCGCCCGATCCCCTCTTCCAGACCATCCAGTCGCTCGACACGAAGCTGTTTGATGCCTATAACCACTGCGACCTGGAGACGCTGGGCGCCATGGTCTCCGACGATCTGGAGTTCTATCACGATCAGACGGGGCTCTCTGTAGGGAAGGCGCCATTCCTCGCCGCCATCAAGCAAAACATCTGCGGCAAGGTACAGCGGGAACTGCTGAAGGATACGCTCGAGGTCTATCCGCTCAAGAACTACGGCGCCGTAGAGCTGGGCATCCACCGTTTTAGTCACCCCGGACACCCGGAAAACGGTCCGGGAGACGCCCGATTCATCACGCTGTGGCAGAACAAGGACGGCCAGTGGAAGGTCACGCGCGTTATCAGCTACGACCACAACCACGGCCTGCTGGCCAAATAG
- a CDS encoding squalene cyclase has protein sequence MVHHDQEVLAWLLDSDPAIRWQVMHDLLEAPDAACAAERARIETEGWGARLLSLQDADGQWAGGAFVPAGFTREEWKTSGQPWTATCYSLNMLREFGLDPKSESAQRTIALVGQNCHWDEGGQPFWHGETEECINGRTVADGAYFGADISGIVARLLGEQQPDGGWNCERANGSACSSFASTLNVLEGLLAYEQATGGTAAVSAARRSGEAYLLQRHLYRRLSTGQTADERFLALLHPSRWRYDILRALDYFRAASLFSGSAPDPRLGEAIEHLRSKRRSDGKWAPDWSLPGRIWFPLDDGIGHPSRWITLRAMRVLQWWDAARPS, from the coding sequence ATGGTTCACCACGATCAGGAGGTCCTTGCCTGGCTCCTCGATTCCGATCCGGCCATTCGCTGGCAGGTGATGCATGACCTGCTCGAAGCTCCCGACGCGGCATGCGCAGCGGAGCGCGCCAGGATCGAGACCGAGGGCTGGGGCGCCAGGCTGCTTTCCCTGCAGGACGCGGACGGGCAATGGGCCGGCGGCGCTTTCGTGCCTGCCGGTTTCACCCGCGAGGAGTGGAAAACATCCGGCCAGCCCTGGACCGCAACCTGCTATTCGTTAAACATGCTCCGCGAGTTCGGGCTCGACCCGAAAAGCGAAAGCGCGCAGCGCACGATCGCGCTGGTTGGGCAGAACTGTCATTGGGACGAAGGCGGCCAACCCTTCTGGCATGGCGAAACCGAAGAATGCATCAACGGCCGGACGGTCGCCGACGGCGCTTATTTCGGCGCCGACATATCCGGCATCGTCGCCCGCCTGCTCGGAGAACAGCAGCCCGACGGCGGCTGGAACTGCGAGCGGGCCAACGGATCGGCCTGCTCGTCCTTCGCCAGCACCCTCAACGTGCTCGAAGGGCTGCTTGCCTATGAGCAGGCAACAGGCGGCACAGCCGCTGTTTCCGCTGCGCGCCGCTCAGGCGAGGCATATCTTCTCCAGCGGCACCTCTATCGCCGCCTGAGCACGGGGCAGACCGCCGATGAACGCTTTCTTGCGCTGCTCCATCCGAGTCGCTGGCGATACGACATCCTGCGGGCGCTCGATTATTTCCGCGCCGCTTCGCTGTTTTCCGGCTCGGCTCCCGATCCAAGACTCGGCGAGGCCATCGAGCACCTGCGGTCAAAGCGACGGAGCGACGGGAAATGGGCACCCGACTGGAGTCTCCCGGGACGGATATGGTTTCCTCTCGACGACGGCATAGGGCACCCATCCCGCTGGATCACATTGCGGGCAATGCGGGTGCTGCAATGGTGGGACGCCGCGCGGCCATCCTGA
- a CDS encoding sensor histidine kinase has protein sequence MRSFFLQIFLSFWIIIVGIFIAVTVLTPQDDPGTWDEVRDAFDTSVDALANTAIAQYRADGCAGLAALGSAITLADSSGRAICAPPLEKPVADLLRQAHEEPHPVSLREQGWWVQARQVRIKSGEYYYFIQRIHDPQRPWWPHLPAVALPISIIVTFFFAYILTRPVRALRRAFRRFSAGDMDVRLPVAPSRWKDFGGADVRTLMIDFNHMADRIRELVEAQKLLIRDISHELRSPLARLQVALEIAREESPESSALMDRVSAEADRLNALIGETLRLSLLESLRQPPSDETFTLGDIFALLLPDMRFEAEARGTRVTYSSACDTLRLQGQSELLRRALENIIRNAIRYTPAGGVVEIAATCHMHPVTSSATPIWIEILIADRGPGIPEQYLSEIFRPFYRVDMAREGTTGGFGVGLAIAERAIHLHSGSIRVENRRGGGLTVFVRLPSLSPAQH, from the coding sequence ATGCGCAGCTTCTTTCTGCAGATATTCCTCTCTTTCTGGATCATCATTGTCGGCATCTTCATTGCCGTTACCGTGCTTACGCCGCAAGACGATCCGGGTACCTGGGACGAGGTTCGGGATGCGTTCGACACATCGGTCGATGCCCTGGCAAACACCGCCATCGCACAATACCGGGCAGACGGCTGCGCAGGCCTGGCCGCACTGGGAAGCGCCATCACCCTGGCGGACAGCAGCGGGCGCGCAATTTGCGCGCCGCCCCTTGAAAAGCCCGTCGCCGATCTGCTCCGCCAGGCCCATGAAGAACCCCATCCCGTTTCCCTGCGTGAGCAGGGCTGGTGGGTGCAGGCGCGCCAGGTCCGCATCAAGAGCGGCGAGTACTACTACTTCATCCAGCGCATCCATGACCCGCAGCGGCCCTGGTGGCCGCATCTACCGGCAGTTGCCCTGCCGATCTCGATCATCGTCACCTTTTTCTTTGCCTACATCCTCACGCGGCCGGTTCGTGCGCTCCGGCGAGCTTTCCGCCGCTTCTCGGCCGGCGACATGGATGTCCGCCTCCCCGTCGCGCCCTCGCGCTGGAAGGATTTCGGCGGCGCCGATGTGCGCACCCTGATGATCGACTTCAACCACATGGCCGACCGCATTCGCGAGCTGGTGGAAGCCCAGAAGCTGCTCATCCGCGATATCTCCCACGAGCTCCGTTCGCCGCTCGCCCGCCTGCAGGTTGCTCTCGAGATTGCCCGGGAAGAATCCCCCGAATCCTCGGCGCTGATGGATCGCGTCTCCGCGGAAGCCGACCGCCTCAATGCGCTGATCGGCGAAACACTGCGGCTCTCGCTGCTCGAATCCCTGCGTCAGCCTCCCAGCGACGAGACCTTTACTCTCGGCGATATCTTCGCCCTGCTGCTGCCGGATATGCGCTTCGAGGCCGAGGCGCGCGGCACCCGCGTCACCTACAGCTCGGCGTGCGATACGCTGCGGCTCCAAGGCCAGTCCGAGCTGCTGCGCCGCGCGCTCGAAAACATCATTCGCAACGCCATCCGTTACACGCCGGCCGGCGGCGTAGTCGAGATCGCTGCAACCTGCCACATGCATCCGGTCACCTCCAGCGCTACCCCGATCTGGATCGAGATCCTCATCGCCGACCGCGGCCCCGGCATCCCTGAGCAGTATCTTTCCGAGATCTTCCGCCCCTTCTATCGCGTCGACATGGCCCGCGAAGGCACGACCGGCGGCTTCGGCGTCGGCCTCGCCATTGCCGAGCGCGCCATCCACCTGCACTCCGGCAGCATCCGCGTAGAAAACCGCCGCGGCGGCGGCCTCACCGTCTTCGTACGCCTGCCCAGCCTTTCGCCTGCTCAGCACTGA
- a CDS encoding efflux RND transporter permease subunit, giving the protein MLQTASTSGTTSAVSTAASSGGSSSSSTSTSAAQPIPLAAFTTATKTLSPLTVNHQGQFPVVTLSFNLAPGYHLSQAVDAIEKVQKDLHLPINVQAKFQGTAASYQNSLSNEGWLVIAALVTVYIVLGVLYESFIHPLTILSTLPSAGVGALLALMLFKQDLGIVGIIGIVLLIGIVKKNGIMMVDFALEAERHHGKTPKEAIYEASLLRFRPILMTTLAALFGGLPLALGHGIGAELRRPLGIAMVGGLLLSQLLTLYTTPVIYLWFDWLGEKLGVRQRVQLDPALEGEV; this is encoded by the coding sequence GTGCTGCAGACAGCCTCGACCAGCGGAACGACATCCGCGGTGAGTACCGCTGCAAGCAGTGGCGGCAGCTCGAGCTCCTCCACCAGCACGAGCGCTGCGCAGCCGATTCCGCTCGCGGCCTTCACCACGGCGACGAAGACGCTCTCGCCGCTGACCGTCAATCACCAGGGACAGTTCCCGGTCGTGACCCTCTCTTTCAACCTGGCGCCGGGCTATCACCTGAGCCAGGCCGTGGATGCGATCGAGAAGGTGCAGAAGGACCTGCATCTGCCGATCAACGTGCAGGCCAAGTTCCAGGGCACGGCAGCGTCGTATCAGAACTCGCTGAGCAATGAAGGATGGCTGGTCATCGCGGCGCTGGTCACGGTGTACATCGTGCTCGGCGTGCTTTATGAGAGCTTCATTCATCCGCTGACGATTCTCTCCACGCTGCCTTCGGCCGGTGTTGGAGCGCTGCTGGCGCTGATGCTCTTCAAACAGGATCTCGGCATCGTGGGCATCATCGGCATTGTGCTGCTGATTGGCATTGTGAAGAAGAACGGCATCATGATGGTCGACTTTGCGCTTGAAGCGGAGCGGCATCATGGCAAGACGCCGAAGGAGGCCATCTATGAGGCCTCGCTGCTGCGCTTCCGTCCGATTCTGATGACCACGCTGGCAGCGCTCTTCGGCGGTCTGCCGCTGGCACTCGGCCATGGCATCGGCGCGGAGCTGCGCCGTCCGCTGGGCATTGCGATGGTCGGCGGCCTGCTGCTGAGCCAGCTGCTTACGCTTTACACCACGCCGGTCATCTATCTCTGGTTTGACTGGCTGGGCGAGAAGCTCGGTGTGCGTCAGCGTGTTCAGCTCGATCCGGCGCTGGAAGGAGAAGTATGA
- a CDS encoding APC family permease: protein MVSGGPYGIEDILGGAGYLKALIILLVLPLVWSVPTALMIGELASALPNEGGFYVWVRRALGPFWGYQEAWLSLTASIFDMAIYPTIFVLYLNRLFPAWTAGSRGTWWELGLIAVCALWNLRGAPAVGHGSITLFVVLLAPFAVLGMAALHHGWRLHAHVLWNSAPSGSDGLSTAILVALWNYMGWDNASTVAQEVENPQRNYPRAMLISAGVVALTYVVPLASVAFAGLAIAQFTTGSWTDAATQLAGPWLGLAIVLGGTISGLGMFNALMMSYARLPVALAEDGMLPPVFTARNGRDVPWVALLTCGIAWALALQFSFERLISIDLILYGASLILEFVALIVLRLREPNLERPFRAGNLACAIALGVMPTALIVYAAFASRDEKMGHMPALAFGALIAAIGPVFYLISRSLWAGKHTPEELASETARS from the coding sequence ATGGTCTCCGGCGGCCCCTATGGCATTGAAGACATCCTCGGCGGCGCCGGCTATCTCAAGGCGCTGATCATTCTGCTGGTGCTGCCCCTGGTCTGGAGCGTGCCCACGGCGCTGATGATCGGAGAGCTGGCCTCTGCCCTGCCGAATGAGGGCGGCTTCTACGTCTGGGTGCGCCGCGCGCTCGGGCCCTTCTGGGGGTACCAGGAGGCGTGGCTCTCACTCACGGCCAGCATCTTCGACATGGCCATCTACCCGACGATCTTCGTGCTCTACCTGAACCGCCTCTTCCCGGCGTGGACCGCGGGCTCGCGGGGCACATGGTGGGAGCTGGGACTCATCGCGGTCTGCGCACTCTGGAACCTGCGCGGCGCTCCGGCCGTCGGCCATGGATCGATCACCCTGTTCGTCGTCCTGCTGGCGCCCTTCGCAGTGCTGGGCATGGCGGCGCTGCATCACGGATGGCGCCTGCACGCCCATGTTCTCTGGAACTCCGCACCCTCCGGCAGCGACGGGCTTTCGACGGCAATTCTGGTCGCACTGTGGAACTACATGGGCTGGGACAACGCCTCGACCGTAGCGCAGGAGGTCGAGAATCCGCAGCGGAACTACCCACGCGCCATGCTGATCTCAGCCGGGGTCGTGGCGCTGACCTACGTCGTGCCGCTGGCCTCGGTGGCCTTTGCCGGCCTGGCCATCGCGCAATTCACCACCGGCTCGTGGACGGACGCCGCCACGCAGCTCGCCGGCCCATGGCTTGGCCTGGCCATCGTGCTCGGCGGCACCATCTCCGGCCTGGGCATGTTCAATGCCCTGATGATGAGCTACGCCCGCCTGCCGGTGGCCCTGGCCGAAGACGGCATGCTGCCGCCGGTCTTCACCGCGCGCAACGGACGGGATGTGCCCTGGGTGGCGCTGCTGACCTGCGGCATCGCCTGGGCGCTGGCGCTGCAGTTCAGCTTCGAGCGGCTGATCTCGATCGACCTGATCCTCTACGGGGCGAGCCTGATCCTCGAATTCGTGGCGCTGATCGTGCTGCGGCTGCGCGAGCCGAACCTCGAGCGCCCCTTCCGCGCCGGCAACCTGGCCTGCGCCATCGCGCTCGGTGTCATGCCGACGGCGCTGATCGTCTACGCCGCCTTCGCCTCACGCGATGAGAAGATGGGGCACATGCCGGCGCTCGCCTTCGGAGCGCTGATAGCGGCCATCGGACCAGTCTTTTACCTGATCTCACGCAGCCTGTGGGCGGGAAAGCACACGCCGGAGGAGCTGGCATCGGAGACAGCCAGATCCTAG
- a CDS encoding efflux RND transporter permease subunit: MNLSAPAIRRPIATTLLTVAVAIAGIIAFIVLPVAPLPQVDSPTISVSASLPGASPEVMASSVATPLEREFGHIAGVTEMLSQSSTGSASISLQFDLNRNINAAARDVQAAISAARTYLPTNLPSNPTYRKMNSSDSPIAIISITSDSAGVGARYDSASTILEQKLLQISGVGEVEIGGGTLPAVRVEINPLQLQHYGISLATVATFLSNQNAHTPTGELTNGQTVTYLHTNDQLSKAEDYKPLVIAQHNGTAVRLEDVADVVDSTENLRAGGMMNGQQTIDLIIFKQPGANVINTVDQIKAEFSALQAAIPRNQHLTLTLDQTTTIRASLHDVERSLIISIGLVVVVVFVFLRNWRATLIPGIAVPVSLIGTFAAMYLLGYSLDNLSLMALTISTGFVIDDAIVVMENIARYLEEGMTPVAAALRGSKEIGFTVLSITISLIAVFIPILMMGGVVGRLFREFSVTLAVAILISMVLSLTTTPMLCSVLLKKEKQEGHGRLYHASERAFNVLVRGYERSLRWVLRDHAGLVLLLFFCTMALNILYLTRVQKGFFPQEDTGVIMGGLQGSQDASYDKMHAAVTRAVNIVRADPGVKNVVAFTGGGMGSSNSGFMFVALKPLEERKVSATDIVNRLRPKLMAIKEAQTFLMAAQDLHIGGRQSNSQYQYTLQADSTDDLKKYVPILTREMKKLSSLTDVDSDLLAGGLESYLTYDRMTAARLGLTPNDIDNVLNYSYSQAQPSTIYKPLNQYHVVLEADPHFSTGPDALRNTYVTGSDGAVPISAISSYQARTGPLSVNHTGLYPSSTISFNLAPGVSLDQATQQVNALEDRLHIPKSIHGSFTGTAQQFQKSLGNEPVLIAAAIGAVYIVLGILYESFIHPITILTTLPSASLGAVITLILFNSELDVISIIGIILLIGIVKKNAIMMIDFALQLEREQGMKSEDAIFHACLLRFRPILMTTAAAFFGAVPLAFGTGLGHELRQPLGLTILGGLVVSQVLTLYTTPVVYLVLDRLRLRLRGRNTVIPMARPQEAL; encoded by the coding sequence ATGAACCTCTCCGCTCCCGCGATCCGGCGACCCATCGCCACCACGCTGCTGACTGTGGCGGTGGCGATTGCCGGCATCATCGCTTTCATCGTGCTGCCGGTGGCTCCGTTGCCGCAGGTCGATTCGCCGACCATCTCTGTGAGCGCCTCGCTGCCCGGCGCAAGCCCGGAGGTGATGGCTTCCTCGGTGGCGACGCCGCTCGAACGCGAGTTCGGGCACATCGCCGGGGTTACGGAGATGCTCTCGCAGAGCTCCACTGGCTCGGCTTCGATTTCGCTGCAGTTCGATCTGAATCGCAATATCAACGCGGCGGCGCGCGACGTGCAGGCGGCCATCAGCGCTGCGCGCACCTATCTGCCGACGAACCTGCCTTCGAATCCCACCTATCGCAAGATGAATTCTTCGGATTCGCCGATCGCGATCATCAGTATCACCTCGGATTCAGCAGGCGTGGGCGCGCGGTACGATTCGGCCTCAACGATTCTGGAACAGAAACTGTTACAGATCAGCGGCGTCGGCGAAGTGGAGATTGGCGGCGGCACGCTGCCGGCGGTGCGTGTCGAGATCAACCCGCTCCAGCTGCAGCACTACGGCATCAGTCTGGCGACGGTTGCGACCTTCCTGTCGAACCAGAATGCGCACACGCCCACCGGCGAGCTGACCAACGGGCAGACGGTCACCTATCTCCATACCAACGACCAGCTCTCGAAGGCCGAGGATTACAAGCCGCTGGTGATTGCGCAGCACAACGGCACGGCGGTGCGGCTGGAAGACGTTGCCGACGTGGTGGACTCGACCGAGAACCTGCGCGCCGGCGGCATGATGAACGGCCAGCAGACCATCGATCTGATCATCTTCAAGCAGCCGGGCGCGAATGTGATCAACACGGTCGATCAGATCAAGGCCGAGTTTTCTGCGCTGCAGGCGGCGATCCCGCGGAATCAGCATCTGACGCTCACGCTCGACCAGACGACGACCATTCGCGCCTCGCTGCACGATGTCGAACGCTCGCTCATCATCTCGATCGGCCTGGTGGTCGTGGTCGTCTTTGTCTTCCTGCGCAACTGGCGGGCCACGCTGATTCCGGGCATTGCGGTTCCGGTGTCGCTGATCGGCACCTTCGCGGCGATGTACCTGCTGGGCTACTCGCTCGACAATCTTTCGCTGATGGCGCTGACCATCTCCACGGGCTTCGTGATCGACGATGCGATCGTGGTGATGGAAAACATCGCGCGCTATCTCGAAGAGGGCATGACGCCGGTGGCTGCCGCGCTGCGCGGCTCGAAGGAGATCGGCTTCACCGTTCTCTCGATCACCATCTCGCTGATTGCCGTCTTCATTCCCATCCTGATGATGGGCGGCGTCGTGGGGCGGCTCTTCCGCGAGTTTTCCGTCACGCTCGCAGTGGCGATTCTCATCTCCATGGTGCTCTCGCTGACCACGACACCGATGCTCTGCTCGGTGCTGCTGAAGAAGGAGAAGCAGGAAGGGCATGGGCGGCTGTATCACGCCTCGGAACGGGCCTTCAACGTGCTGGTGCGTGGTTATGAGCGCAGCCTGCGCTGGGTGCTCCGCGATCATGCCGGGCTGGTGCTGCTCTTGTTCTTCTGCACCATGGCTCTGAATATTTTGTACCTGACGCGGGTACAGAAAGGCTTCTTTCCGCAGGAAGATACCGGCGTCATCATGGGCGGCCTGCAGGGTTCGCAGGATGCCTCCTACGACAAGATGCATGCCGCAGTGACACGGGCGGTGAACATCGTGCGTGCCGATCCCGGGGTGAAGAATGTCGTCGCGTTTACCGGCGGCGGCATGGGCTCTTCGAACAGCGGCTTCATGTTCGTTGCCCTCAAGCCGCTCGAAGAGCGCAAGGTGAGTGCGACCGATATCGTGAACCGCCTGCGTCCGAAACTGATGGCGATCAAGGAGGCGCAGACCTTCCTGATGGCCGCGCAGGATCTGCACATCGGCGGACGGCAGTCGAACTCGCAGTACCAGTACACGCTGCAGGCGGATTCCACCGACGATCTGAAGAAGTATGTGCCGATACTGACGCGTGAGATGAAGAAGCTCTCTTCGCTTACGGACGTGGATTCGGATCTGCTGGCAGGGGGACTGGAGTCCTACCTGACCTATGACCGCATGACCGCGGCGCGGCTGGGGCTCACGCCGAACGACATCGACAACGTGCTGAATTATTCGTACTCGCAGGCTCAGCCTTCGACGATTTACAAGCCGCTGAATCAGTACCACGTCGTGCTGGAGGCAGATCCGCACTTCAGCACAGGGCCGGATGCGCTGCGCAATACGTACGTGACGGGCTCGGATGGCGCAGTGCCCATCAGTGCGATCAGCAGCTACCAGGCGCGTACCGGGCCGCTCTCGGTGAATCACACCGGGCTTTATCCGTCGTCGACGATCTCGTTCAACCTCGCTCCCGGCGTCTCGCTCGACCAGGCAACGCAGCAGGTGAACGCACTCGAAGACCGGCTGCATATTCCGAAGAGCATCCATGGCAGCTTCACCGGCACGGCGCAGCAGTTCCAGAAGTCGCTGGGCAATGAGCCGGTGCTGATTGCCGCTGCCATCGGCGCGGTGTATATCGTGCTGGGCATTCTCTACGAGAGCTTCATTCATCCCATCACGATTCTGACCACGCTGCCTTCGGCCTCGCTGGGCGCGGTGATCACGCTGATCCTCTTCAATTCCGAGCTGGATGTGATCTCGATTATCGGCATCATCCTGCTGATCGGCATTGTGAAGAAGAACGCCATCATGATGATCGATTTTGCGCTGCAGCTCGAGCGGGAACAGGGAATGAAGAGCGAGGATGCGATCTTCCATGCCTGCCTGCTGCGTTTCCGCCCGATTCTGATGACGACGGCTGCGGCTTTTTTCGGCGCGGTACCGCTTGCCTTTGGAACCGGTCTCGGACACGAGCTGCGCCAGCCGCTCGGACTTACCATTCTCGGCGGCCTGGTGGTGAGCCAGGTGCTGACGCTTTACACCACACCGGTGGTTTATCTCGTGCTGGACCGGTTGCGGCTGCGCCTGAGAGGCCGCAACACCGTGATCCCGATGGCACGGCCCCAGGAGGCTCTATGA
- a CDS encoding response regulator transcription factor, producing MSASPGPAELDTVLLIDDDVELCRMLQDYLSRHGWSVSMAHRGSSGLTAALEMRHGLIVLDVMLPDFDGFELLRRLRHSADADVYVLLLTARGEEIDRIVGLELGADDYLPKPFNPRELLARMRAIVRRGAPRSTSSEEPHAPTASFTIDHAVRTIRYADQALELTDLEFDLLHHFLTHPSEVLNREQLVERILERPYRPLDRSLDMLVSRLRRKLEALPGFSGGIKAVRSNGYLFYLES from the coding sequence ATGAGTGCCTCTCCCGGGCCCGCCGAACTCGACACCGTGCTGCTCATCGATGACGACGTCGAGCTGTGCCGCATGCTGCAGGACTATCTCAGCCGCCATGGCTGGAGCGTTTCCATGGCCCATCGCGGCTCCAGCGGCCTTACCGCGGCGCTCGAAATGCGCCACGGCCTCATCGTTCTCGACGTCATGCTGCCCGACTTCGACGGCTTCGAGCTGCTGCGCCGGCTCCGCCACAGCGCCGACGCCGACGTCTACGTGCTGCTGCTCACCGCGCGCGGCGAAGAGATCGACCGCATCGTCGGCCTGGAGCTCGGCGCGGATGATTACCTGCCGAAGCCCTTCAATCCGCGCGAGCTGCTGGCCCGCATGCGCGCCATCGTGCGCCGCGGCGCGCCGCGATCTACTTCCTCCGAAGAGCCCCATGCACCCACGGCCAGCTTCACCATCGACCACGCGGTGCGTACCATCCGCTACGCGGATCAGGCGCTCGAGCTCACCGATCTCGAATTCGATCTGCTGCACCACTTCCTGACTCACCCGTCGGAGGTGCTCAACCGGGAGCAGCTGGTCGAGCGCATCCTCGAACGCCCCTATCGCCCGCTCGACCGCAGCCTGGACATGCTTGTCTCCCGCCTGCGGCGTAAACTCGAAGCGCTGCCCGGTTTCTCCGGCGGCATCAAGGCCGTACGCTCCAACGGCTATCTTTTCTATCTCGAAAGCTGA